In Leopardus geoffroyi isolate Oge1 chromosome D1, O.geoffroyi_Oge1_pat1.0, whole genome shotgun sequence, a single window of DNA contains:
- the CD1H11orf71 gene encoding uncharacterized protein C11orf71 homolog: MALNYVPLSAGDQRSRMAYRASHGDLNPSALALAMVSGDSFLVARREAILPGPAPRQAALQSFQADSRRATGVGRSPPRFRKGREADGRNRSRQARFSPYPTPAVKLDLLRSVLQQRLIAVGSVVAARLSA, from the coding sequence ATGGCCCTGAACTACGTGCCCCTGTCCGCCGGCGATCAAAGGAGCAGGATGGCCTACCGCGCTTCCCACGGCGATCTCAACCCGTCTGCCTTAGCCCTGGCGATGGTCTCTGGAGACAGCTTCCTCGTTGCCAGGCGTGAGGCGATTCTTCCAGGACCCGCTCCTCGTCAGGCCGCCCTGCAGAGCTTTCAGGCCGACAGCCGTCGGGCGACTGGGGTCGGCCGCAGCCCGCCACGCtttagaaagggaagggaagctgATGGGCGGAACCGCTCCCGTCAGGCCAGATTCTCACCTTACCCGACCCCCGCGGTCAAACTGGATCTCTTAAGGAGTGTGCTGCAGCAGCGTCTGATTGCAGTTGGGAGTGTTGTCGCAGCCCGTCTTTCGGCTTAA
- the RBM7 gene encoding RNA-binding protein 7 — translation MGAAAAEADRTLFVGNLETKVTEELLFELFHQAGPVIKVKIPKDKDGKPKQFAFVNFKHEVSVPYAMNLLNGIKLFGRPIKIQFRSGSSHASQDVTLSYPQHHIGNSSPTSTSPSRHERTVDNMIPSAQIIQRSFSSPENFQRQAVMNSILRQMSYGGKFGSPHLDQSGFSPSVQSHNPTFNQSSSSQWRQETPSSQRKIRQNSHPYVLDRHYSREQRYTDHGSDHHYRGGRDDYFHEDRNPDGWSHDYENRRDSSRDGKWRSSRH, via the exons ATGGGGGCGGCGGCAGCGGAAGCAGATCGCACGCTTTTTGTGGGCAACCTTGAAACGAAAGTGACCGAGGAGCTCCTTTTCGAGCTTTTCCACCAG GCTGGGCcagtaataaaagtgaaaattccGAAAGATAAGGATGGTAAACCAAAGCAGTTTGCATTTGTGAATTTCAAACATGAAGTGTCCGTTCCTTATGCGATGAATCTGCTTAATGGAATCAAACTGTTTGGGAGGCCCATCAAAATTCAGTTTAGATCAG gaagtaGCCATGCCTCACAGGATGTCACTTTGTCATATCCCCAGCATCATATTGGAAACTCAAGCCCTACCTCTACATCTCCTAGCAG gCATGAAAGGACTGTGGATAACATGATTCCATCAGCACAGATAATTCAGAGGTCTTTCTCTTCTCCAGAAAATTTTCAGAGACAAGCAGTG atGAACAGTATTTTGAGACAGATGTCATATGGTGGGAAATTTGGTTCTCCACATCTGGATCAGTCAGGATTTTCCCCATCAGTTCAGTCACATAATCCTACTTTTAACCAGTCTTCAAGCTCCCAGTGGCGCCAGGAGACGCCATCCTCACAACGTAAAATCAGACAGAATTCTCATCCCTACGTCCTGGACAGACATTATAGCCGTGAACAACGCTACACTGATCATGGGTCTGACCATCATTACAGAGGAGGCAGGGACGACTACTTCCATGAAGATCGGAATCCTGATGGCTGGAGCCACGATtatgaaaacagaagagacagtAGTAGAGATGGAAAATGGCGTTCGTCTCGACACTAG